In Leisingera methylohalidivorans DSM 14336, a single genomic region encodes these proteins:
- a CDS encoding valine--tRNA ligase — translation MAMEKTFNAAEAESRLYKAWEDAGCFKAGANAKPEASAYCIMIPPPNVTGVLHMGHAFNNTLQDILIRWKRMQGFDTLWQPGTDHAGIATQMVVERELAKTQQPSRAELGREKFLEKVWDWKEKSGGTIVEQLKRLGASCDFSRTAFTMAGAHGDTRTGHENSPNFHDAVIKVFVEMYNKGLIYRGKRLVNWDPHFETAISDLEVENIEVAGHMWHFKYPLAGGATYTYVEKDEDGTVTLEEERDYISIATTRPETMLGDGAVAVHPSDERYAPIVGKLVEIPVGPKAHRRLIPIITDEYPDKDFGSGAVKITGAHDFNDYQVAKRGGIPMYRLMDTKGQMRADGAAYAEAAGIAMAVAKGEQTLTENEADAVNLVPDDLRGLDRFEARKRVVEQITREGLAVMCTVTKTDPESGEDVEVLEPYVENKPIMQPFGDRSKVVIEPMLTDQWFVDAEKVVGPALDAVRNGDVKILPESGEKTYYHWLENIEPWCISRQLWWGHQIPVWYGPSLKIVQEPGMAQGEAEDWDNPVGFCGATFNEAKEKAQAYYNEHSHFPLTVTGEAESAQDAIAKNEDGDYSEGDPIYLYRDPDVLDTWFSSGLWPIGTLGWPEDTAEMQKYFPTSTLVTGQDILFFWVARMMMMQLAVVDQIPFDTVYLHGLVRDAKGKKMSKSTGNVVDPLEIIDEFGADALRFSSAAMAALGGVLKLDMERLKGYRNFGTKLWNAVNFAHFNNVYDADTPAYDCPDAQAAVNQWIIGETAKVRVEVDAALEAYRFNDAANALYAFVWGKVCDWYIELSKPLFGSEDEAVIAETRQTLGWVLDQCMILLHPIMPFITEELWGNTAKRENMLVHADWPAYGTELVNADADAEMNWVITAIENIRSTRAQMHVPAGAKIPMVVTEFSDQARAAWEKNETMIQKLARITALEQVDSFPKGCASVAAPGAAFGLPLADVIDVDAEKARLEKSLGKLAKELGGLRGRLNNPKFAASAPEDVVAEAKANLAAREEEEAKVKEALARLAEIG, via the coding sequence ATGGCGATGGAAAAGACGTTCAACGCGGCTGAAGCCGAAAGCCGCCTTTACAAGGCCTGGGAAGACGCAGGCTGTTTCAAGGCCGGTGCCAATGCCAAGCCCGAGGCCTCTGCCTATTGCATCATGATCCCGCCGCCGAATGTGACAGGCGTTCTGCACATGGGTCATGCCTTCAACAACACGCTGCAGGATATTCTGATCCGCTGGAAACGCATGCAGGGCTTCGACACCCTGTGGCAGCCGGGCACCGATCATGCGGGCATCGCCACCCAGATGGTGGTTGAGCGGGAGCTGGCGAAAACCCAGCAGCCCAGCCGCGCCGAACTTGGTCGCGAGAAGTTTCTGGAAAAGGTCTGGGACTGGAAAGAAAAATCCGGCGGCACCATCGTTGAGCAGCTGAAACGCCTCGGCGCTTCCTGCGATTTCTCCCGCACCGCCTTTACCATGGCCGGCGCGCATGGCGACACGCGGACGGGGCATGAGAATTCCCCGAATTTCCACGATGCCGTGATCAAGGTGTTTGTGGAGATGTACAACAAGGGGCTGATCTACCGCGGCAAGCGGCTGGTCAACTGGGATCCGCATTTCGAGACCGCGATTTCCGACCTTGAGGTCGAGAACATCGAAGTTGCGGGCCACATGTGGCATTTCAAATACCCGCTGGCCGGCGGCGCCACCTACACCTATGTGGAAAAGGACGAGGACGGCACCGTCACGCTGGAAGAAGAGCGCGACTATATCTCCATCGCCACCACCCGGCCCGAGACCATGCTGGGCGACGGCGCGGTCGCCGTGCACCCCTCGGATGAGCGGTATGCGCCTATCGTCGGCAAGCTGGTGGAAATCCCGGTCGGCCCCAAAGCACACCGCCGCCTGATCCCGATCATCACCGACGAATACCCCGACAAGGACTTCGGTTCGGGCGCGGTTAAGATCACCGGCGCGCATGACTTCAACGACTATCAGGTTGCCAAGCGCGGCGGCATCCCGATGTACCGCTTGATGGATACCAAGGGCCAGATGCGGGCCGACGGCGCAGCTTATGCCGAGGCCGCGGGCATCGCCATGGCGGTGGCCAAGGGTGAACAGACCCTGACCGAGAATGAGGCCGACGCCGTCAACCTGGTGCCGGACGACCTGCGCGGGCTGGACCGGTTCGAGGCGCGCAAACGGGTGGTAGAACAGATCACCCGCGAAGGGCTGGCGGTGATGTGCACCGTCACCAAGACCGATCCCGAGTCCGGCGAAGACGTTGAGGTGCTGGAACCCTACGTCGAGAACAAGCCGATCATGCAGCCCTTTGGCGACCGCTCCAAGGTTGTGATCGAGCCGATGCTGACCGACCAGTGGTTTGTCGACGCCGAAAAGGTTGTCGGCCCGGCACTGGATGCGGTGCGCAATGGCGATGTAAAGATCCTGCCGGAAAGCGGTGAAAAGACCTATTACCACTGGCTGGAAAACATCGAGCCCTGGTGCATCTCGCGCCAGCTGTGGTGGGGGCATCAGATTCCGGTTTGGTATGGGCCGAGCCTTAAGATCGTTCAAGAACCCGGCATGGCGCAGGGCGAAGCCGAAGACTGGGATAACCCAGTAGGCTTTTGCGGTGCTACCTTCAATGAAGCAAAAGAAAAGGCTCAAGCATACTACAATGAGCATTCGCACTTCCCTCTGACGGTTACAGGTGAAGCAGAAAGCGCTCAAGACGCCATCGCCAAGAATGAAGACGGGGATTATTCCGAAGGTGATCCCATTTACCTCTACCGCGACCCCGACGTCTTGGACACCTGGTTCTCCTCCGGTCTCTGGCCGATCGGCACGCTGGGCTGGCCGGAAGACACGGCCGAGATGCAGAAGTATTTCCCGACCTCGACCCTGGTCACCGGTCAGGACATCCTGTTCTTCTGGGTGGCCCGGATGATGATGATGCAGCTGGCAGTTGTCGATCAGATCCCCTTCGACACCGTCTACCTGCATGGCCTGGTGCGCGACGCCAAGGGCAAGAAGATGTCGAAATCCACCGGCAACGTGGTGGACCCCTTGGAGATCATTGATGAGTTCGGCGCCGACGCGCTGCGCTTCTCCTCCGCCGCGATGGCCGCGCTTGGCGGCGTGCTGAAGCTGGATATGGAACGCCTCAAAGGCTACCGGAACTTTGGCACCAAGCTGTGGAATGCGGTGAACTTTGCCCATTTCAACAATGTCTATGATGCGGATACCCCGGCTTATGACTGCCCCGATGCACAGGCGGCGGTGAACCAGTGGATCATTGGCGAGACCGCCAAGGTTAGGGTTGAGGTGGACGCGGCGCTGGAGGCCTATCGTTTCAACGACGCGGCCAATGCGCTTTATGCCTTTGTCTGGGGCAAGGTCTGCGACTGGTACATCGAGCTCAGCAAACCGCTGTTCGGCTCCGAAGATGAGGCAGTGATCGCCGAGACCCGCCAGACGCTGGGCTGGGTGCTGGACCAATGCATGATCCTGCTGCACCCGATCATGCCCTTCATCACCGAAGAGCTGTGGGGCAACACCGCCAAGCGCGAAAACATGCTGGTGCACGCCGATTGGCCGGCCTACGGCACCGAGCTGGTCAATGCAGATGCCGACGCCGAGATGAACTGGGTCATCACCGCGATCGAGAACATCCGCTCCACCCGCGCGCAAATGCATGTGCCGGCCGGCGCCAAGATCCCGATGGTGGTGACCGAATTCTCCGATCAGGCCCGCGCCGCCTGGGAAAAGAACGAGACGATGATCCAGAAGCTGGCCCGCATCACCGCGCTGGAGCAGGTCGACAGCTTCCCCAAGGGCTGCGCCAGCGTGGCCGCCCCCGGCGCCGCCTTTGGCCTGCCGCTGGCGGATGTGATCGACGTGGACGCCGAAAAGGCGCGTCTGGAGAAGTCTCTGGGCAAGCTGGCCAAGGAGCTGGGCGGTCTGCGCGGACGGCTGAACAACCCGAAATTCGCGGCCTCGGCCCCGGAAGACGTGGTTGCGGAGGCCAAGGCAAACCTCGCCGCGCGCGAGGAAGAGGAAGCCAAGGTCAAGGAAGCCCTGGCGCGTCTGGCTGAGATCGGCTGA
- a CDS encoding phosphate/phosphite/phosphonate ABC transporter substrate-binding protein, translating into MIAHLGMYDRPETAEANDRFWALIRTHLGRGPDQLTRGADFWEVWKSPELLLSQTCGCPYRTRLYGEVELAGTPDYGLPGCPAGYYNSVFIARSADAGQPLSAFAGRRFAYNEGLSQSGWAAPMVHMHDRSILPGALVETGGHSLSAQAVAEDRADFAALDALTWELVKAHDGFAEGLTEIERTEPTPALPYITALGQNPQTLFAAIEAAIRGLDEDTRNLLHLKGLVQIAPSDYLAVPTPPGPVLTEQRIRAA; encoded by the coding sequence ATGATTGCTCATCTTGGAATGTATGACCGCCCGGAAACGGCCGAGGCTAACGACCGGTTCTGGGCATTGATCCGCACCCATCTGGGCCGCGGGCCGGACCAGCTGACCCGCGGCGCCGATTTCTGGGAGGTCTGGAAATCACCGGAGCTGCTGCTGTCACAGACCTGCGGCTGCCCGTACCGCACCCGGCTATATGGCGAGGTGGAGCTGGCCGGCACCCCGGACTACGGCCTACCCGGCTGCCCGGCGGGCTATTACAACAGCGTCTTCATTGCCCGCAGTGCGGACGCAGGTCAGCCGCTGTCAGCCTTTGCCGGCCGCCGCTTTGCTTATAACGAAGGGTTATCGCAATCCGGCTGGGCCGCACCGATGGTGCATATGCACGACCGCAGCATCCTGCCAGGAGCGCTGGTGGAAACCGGCGGCCACAGCCTGTCGGCCCAGGCCGTTGCCGAAGACCGGGCCGATTTCGCTGCACTGGACGCGCTGACCTGGGAATTGGTCAAGGCGCACGACGGGTTCGCCGAAGGCCTGACCGAAATTGAACGCACTGAACCGACGCCCGCCCTGCCCTATATCACCGCCCTGGGCCAGAATCCGCAGACGCTTTTTGCTGCCATCGAAGCCGCAATCCGCGGGCTGGACGAAGACACCAGGAACCTCTTGCATCTGAAGGGGCTGGTGCAGATTGCCCCAAGTGACTACTTGGCGGTGCCAACCCCGCCGGGGCCGGTGCTGACCGAACAGCGCATCCGTGCTGCTTAA
- a CDS encoding TerB family tellurite resistance protein, whose translation MFKELLQRLLEPGPAPLDDEGARLALTALLVRIARSDHNYSEVEKDRIDRILATRYGLDTGGALILREQAEAMEAEAPDTVRFTRAIKDAVAYEDRIGVIEALWQVALADGRRDANEDALLRLSSSLLGVSDVDSARARKRAEAAL comes from the coding sequence ATGTTCAAGGAGCTTCTGCAGCGGCTGCTGGAGCCTGGGCCTGCGCCGCTGGATGATGAGGGCGCGCGGCTTGCCCTGACCGCGCTGCTGGTGCGGATCGCCCGCTCTGACCACAATTACTCCGAAGTGGAAAAGGACCGGATCGACCGGATACTGGCCACCCGCTATGGGCTGGACACCGGCGGCGCGCTGATCCTGCGCGAACAGGCTGAAGCGATGGAGGCCGAGGCCCCGGACACGGTGCGCTTTACCCGCGCGATCAAGGATGCCGTGGCCTATGAGGACAGGATCGGCGTGATCGAGGCGCTGTGGCAGGTGGCCCTGGCCGACGGCCGACGCGATGCAAATGAAGATGCTCTGCTGCGGCTGTCATCCAGCCTGCTTGGGGTTTCGGATGTGGACAGCGCCAGGGCGCGCAAACGGGCAGAGGCTGCATTATGA
- a CDS encoding type III PLP-dependent enzyme, with protein sequence MQQIPPLWLSPESHLARSAPDHPILYFSPRVLHEVAGRFQRGFPGLVTYAVKANPHPAVLSNLAAAGITAFDVASPAEMAAVRAASPDAVMHYNNPMRSKAEIAAGIEHGVASWSVDELSELEKLGAVPRSCEVAVRFALPVAGAAYDFGSKFGAAPEEAIELLKQVAAAGWTPALCFHPGTQCEDESAWVEYVHAAKRIVDAAGVKIARLNVGGGFAANRDGVAPDLEKVFAAIGAAADQAFGADGPTLICEPGRAMVSESFTLAARIKGMRKGGEVVFLNDGIYGGLVDIRDMGLPGRVEVVGADGAHRAGLRQPRVVFGPTCDSLDRLPDGLPLPGDAETGDYVLFPGLGAYSSAMSTHFNGYGLSDVATVIELSGQAAR encoded by the coding sequence ATGCAGCAAATTCCACCGCTTTGGCTTTCCCCTGAATCCCATCTGGCCCGCAGCGCGCCGGATCATCCGATCCTCTATTTCTCGCCGCGGGTGCTGCATGAGGTTGCGGGGCGGTTTCAGCGGGGGTTTCCGGGGCTGGTGACCTATGCCGTTAAGGCCAACCCGCATCCTGCTGTACTGTCCAATCTGGCGGCGGCAGGGATCACCGCGTTTGATGTGGCCTCACCTGCCGAAATGGCGGCAGTGCGCGCTGCCAGCCCCGATGCGGTAATGCACTACAACAACCCCATGCGCTCCAAGGCAGAGATCGCCGCGGGGATCGAACATGGCGTCGCCAGCTGGTCGGTGGATGAGCTCAGCGAGCTGGAGAAACTGGGCGCAGTGCCGCGCTCTTGCGAAGTCGCTGTACGCTTTGCCTTGCCGGTGGCCGGCGCGGCCTATGATTTCGGGAGCAAATTCGGCGCTGCCCCGGAAGAAGCCATAGAGCTGCTGAAACAAGTGGCGGCAGCTGGCTGGACGCCTGCGCTGTGTTTCCACCCCGGCACCCAGTGCGAGGACGAAAGCGCTTGGGTGGAATACGTCCACGCTGCCAAGCGGATTGTGGACGCGGCGGGTGTGAAGATCGCACGTCTTAATGTGGGCGGCGGGTTTGCGGCTAACCGGGATGGCGTGGCGCCCGATCTGGAGAAAGTCTTTGCCGCCATTGGTGCCGCCGCGGATCAGGCGTTCGGCGCGGACGGGCCCACGCTGATCTGCGAGCCGGGCAGGGCGATGGTCTCTGAAAGCTTCACCCTGGCAGCCCGAATCAAGGGGATGCGTAAAGGCGGCGAGGTGGTGTTCCTGAACGACGGCATCTATGGCGGGCTGGTTGATATCCGCGACATGGGTCTGCCGGGCCGGGTGGAAGTGGTAGGGGCGGACGGCGCCCATCGTGCAGGCCTGCGCCAGCCCCGCGTTGTGTTCGGTCCGACCTGTGACAGTCTTGACCGTTTGCCTGACGGGCTGCCGCTGCCTGGTGACGCCGAAACCGGCGACTATGTGCTGTTTCCGGGGCTGGGGGCCTATTCTTCGGCCATGAGCACGCATTTCAACGGCTATGGCCTGTCTGACGTGGCGACGGTGATCGAGCTGTCTGGACAAGCTGCCCGCTGA
- a CDS encoding DUF1330 domain-containing protein codes for MPNDSRPKGYWVAHVDVHDMERYKDYINANGPVFAEYDARFLVRGGGREVREGQFRSRTVVIEFKDFETAKACYDSMAYQDAKALRDPVSAGDMQIIEGYGE; via the coding sequence ATGCCCAATGACTCCAGGCCCAAAGGATACTGGGTGGCCCATGTGGATGTGCACGACATGGAGCGCTACAAGGATTACATCAACGCAAACGGGCCTGTCTTTGCCGAATACGATGCCAGGTTCCTGGTGCGCGGCGGCGGCAGGGAAGTGCGCGAAGGCCAGTTCCGCTCCCGCACCGTGGTGATTGAATTCAAGGATTTCGAAACTGCAAAAGCCTGCTATGATTCAATGGCCTATCAGGACGCCAAGGCGCTTCGCGATCCGGTCTCGGCGGGTGATATGCAAATCATCGAAGGTTACGGTGAGTAA
- a CDS encoding Lrp/AsnC family transcriptional regulator — protein sequence MQTDDMDQRLVSLLRENARRPVAELARHLGLARTTVQARIERLEATGVITGYTLKSSAASRPPLQATVLMSIEPRSGPEVLARLRSLPGVEVVHTTSGRFDLLAQVVAQSTTELDQTIDHIAEARGVRSSESLIHLATKLDRTGQ from the coding sequence ATGCAAACCGACGACATGGATCAGCGCCTCGTTTCCCTCCTGCGGGAAAATGCCCGCCGCCCGGTTGCCGAGCTTGCCCGCCATCTGGGGCTGGCGCGCACCACCGTGCAGGCAAGGATCGAGCGGCTGGAAGCCACCGGGGTAATCACCGGCTACACCCTCAAATCCTCTGCCGCCTCCCGCCCGCCGCTGCAAGCCACGGTGCTGATGTCGATCGAGCCGCGCTCAGGACCAGAGGTGCTCGCCCGCTTGCGCAGCCTGCCGGGGGTGGAGGTGGTGCACACAACCTCGGGCCGGTTCGACCTGCTGGCCCAGGTGGTGGCGCAAAGCACGACCGAGCTGGACCAGACCATCGACCATATCGCTGAGGCGCGCGGCGTGCGCTCCTCGGAAAGCCTGATCCATCTGGCCACCAAGCTGGACCGCACCGGGCAATAG
- a CDS encoding TerB family tellurite resistance protein, with protein MLKKFFQAFRPSETPALPDPDAELALGALLVRVAQSDREYQLEEISLIDRILARLYQHNAIEAAKVRATCEKLHAAAPETDTFGRLIRETTGLEERLAAMDALWEVVLADGNEHAGEVTIVEEARKAMGLSYADSQKARARAVEKFSGTAEES; from the coding sequence TTGCTCAAGAAATTCTTCCAAGCGTTCCGCCCCTCTGAGACGCCGGCGCTTCCTGACCCGGATGCCGAATTGGCACTGGGTGCCCTGCTGGTGCGGGTGGCCCAGTCCGACCGCGAATATCAGCTGGAAGAAATCAGCCTGATCGACCGGATCCTGGCCCGGCTCTACCAGCACAACGCAATCGAGGCCGCCAAGGTGCGTGCCACCTGCGAAAAGCTGCACGCCGCGGCACCGGAAACCGACACCTTCGGGCGGCTGATCCGGGAGACCACCGGGCTGGAGGAACGGCTGGCGGCGATGGACGCGCTGTGGGAAGTGGTGCTGGCCGACGGCAACGAGCACGCGGGTGAAGTCACCATCGTCGAAGAGGCCCGCAAGGCAATGGGCCTGTCCTATGCCGACAGCCAGAAAGCCCGCGCCCGCGCGGTTGAGAAATTCAGCGGCACAGCGGAGGAAAGCTGA